The following coding sequences lie in one Myxococcales bacterium genomic window:
- a CDS encoding 4Fe-4S binding protein: MRAPPAVQPPAAAAKKGCGSGGCGCKSGGVSAGAVDASAAGTSASGAASPKAGGGGESAGSASTPTRVPPPSGFNRWVKRRFGPRKLPGSGIPARKIIRFLAGARVVAQAVFLGIFLWFLFATAFRGTFAAASDKAIRLPLPVEAFLLADPFVAAMTLLSTHTVYRGLAWSLVILTLTLLFGRVFCGWICPFGTLHQFFGWIFPSRYLKGNKRVESNKTKGWQSGKYYLMYGFLGAAAAGSAVGGLFDPICVAVRAIGLGVVPALQYLGIRGATVAASTNLRSVQNASDGAQDFLAQTIWTANQGYFHQTWFIIFALVAILFMNRIIPRFWCRALCPLGSFLGVLSRFSIFGMEKDHSKCTDCNLCLVHCQGADSPQGGVKHRQDECFVCFNCETACPEDVIKFKFLPNRKSEILKPDLQRRTMLATTAAGAAAIPAMRVANWPDRAYSEKVIRPPGSVEEREFLERCIRCAECMKVCPNNALHPAFFEAGLEGLWTPILIARIGYCEFSCVLCGQVCPTGAIQKIDEKQKMGIGQKPVSIGTAMYDQGRCLPWSMATPCIVCEEFCPTSPKAIWAEDVEVPKRESHYEAGGEAAKMTTIKVQRPHVDPSLCIGCGACEKVCPIVDKPAVYVTNAGETRSRTNVILLENTSYSS; this comes from the coding sequence GTGCGCGCGCCGCCCGCCGTTCAACCGCCGGCGGCTGCTGCGAAGAAGGGCTGCGGCTCCGGCGGGTGCGGTTGCAAGTCGGGTGGGGTTTCGGCTGGCGCGGTCGACGCGAGCGCGGCGGGCACCTCCGCGAGCGGGGCTGCCTCGCCGAAGGCCGGCGGTGGGGGCGAGAGCGCTGGTTCAGCATCGACTCCCACGCGCGTTCCACCGCCCTCGGGCTTCAATAGGTGGGTCAAGAGACGCTTTGGCCCGCGCAAGCTGCCCGGCTCGGGGATCCCCGCGCGAAAGATCATTCGGTTCCTGGCTGGCGCGCGGGTCGTGGCGCAGGCGGTGTTCCTCGGGATCTTCTTGTGGTTCCTGTTTGCGACCGCGTTCCGCGGCACGTTCGCCGCCGCATCCGACAAAGCGATCCGCTTGCCGCTGCCGGTCGAGGCGTTTCTGCTGGCCGATCCCTTCGTCGCGGCGATGACGCTGCTCTCGACCCACACGGTCTACCGCGGGCTGGCGTGGTCCCTCGTGATCTTGACGCTGACGCTGCTCTTCGGGCGCGTGTTCTGCGGCTGGATCTGTCCGTTCGGAACGCTGCACCAGTTCTTCGGTTGGATCTTCCCGAGTCGTTATCTGAAGGGGAACAAACGGGTCGAGTCGAACAAGACCAAGGGCTGGCAATCCGGCAAGTACTACCTGATGTACGGCTTCCTGGGTGCGGCCGCCGCGGGTAGCGCGGTTGGCGGGCTGTTCGATCCGATCTGCGTGGCCGTGCGCGCCATCGGCCTCGGTGTCGTGCCCGCGCTGCAGTACCTGGGCATTCGCGGCGCGACCGTGGCGGCGTCGACCAACCTGCGCTCGGTGCAGAACGCGAGTGATGGCGCGCAGGACTTCCTTGCGCAGACCATCTGGACCGCGAACCAGGGTTATTTCCACCAGACCTGGTTCATCATTTTCGCGCTGGTCGCCATCTTGTTCATGAACCGCATCATTCCGCGGTTCTGGTGCCGGGCGCTGTGTCCGCTCGGTTCGTTCCTGGGCGTGCTGTCGCGCTTCTCCATCTTCGGAATGGAGAAGGATCATTCGAAGTGCACCGACTGCAACCTGTGCCTGGTGCACTGCCAGGGTGCGGACAGCCCGCAGGGCGGGGTGAAACACCGGCAAGACGAGTGTTTCGTGTGTTTCAACTGTGAGACTGCCTGTCCCGAGGACGTGATCAAGTTCAAGTTCTTGCCCAACCGCAAGAGCGAGATCCTGAAGCCCGATCTGCAGCGCCGCACGATGCTGGCCACGACCGCGGCGGGCGCTGCGGCGATCCCGGCGATGCGCGTCGCAAACTGGCCGGACCGAGCGTACAGCGAGAAGGTGATCCGCCCGCCGGGCTCGGTGGAAGAGCGCGAGTTTCTCGAGCGCTGCATCCGCTGTGCGGAGTGCATGAAGGTCTGTCCCAACAACGCGCTGCACCCGGCGTTCTTCGAGGCGGGGCTCGAGGGGTTGTGGACGCCGATCCTGATCGCGCGCATTGGCTACTGTGAGTTCAGCTGTGTGCTCTGTGGCCAGGTCTGCCCGACCGGAGCGATCCAGAAGATCGACGAGAAACAGAAGATGGGCATCGGCCAGAAGCCGGTGAGCATCGGCACGGCGATGTACGACCAGGGCCGTTGTCTGCCCTGGTCGATGGCCACGCCGTGCATCGTGTGTGAGGAGTTCTGTCCGACCTCGCCCAAGGCCATCTGGGCCGAAGACGTCGAGGTACCGAAGCGCGAGAGCCACTACGAGGCGGGTGGCGAGGCGGCGAAGATGACCACCATCAAGGTGCAACGTCCCCACGTCGATCCGTCGCTCTGCATCGGCTGCGGCGCGTGCGAGAAGGTCTGCCCGATCGTCGACAAACCCGCCGTCTACGTGACCAACGCCGGCGAGACCCGCAGCAGGACGAACGTGATCCTGCTGGAGAACACCAGCTACTCGTCGTAG
- a CDS encoding DUF362 domain-containing protein, with the protein MAEISRREALSRLGVASGLIGGSALVAKLAYDRGGLDLSRSESERQVRDFGVKAVGDAAVMAIAKSSRDAAELTRKAVEGLGGMKRFISRGDVVAIKPNIGWDRMPVHAANTNPVVVAELVKMAFDAGAARVVVTDASCNEPNRCFTRSGIWRATHAVGATVILPAAHRFREIRMKGDVLDLWPVYTPLVNADKIINVPVAKHHNLSKYTGAMKNWYGLLGGRRNRLHQNIDVSIADLATFMRPTLTVLDATRVLLRNGPQGGNIDDAKDMHQVIASLDPVAVDAYGATLIGEKPANVKYLAMGEERGLGKVAWEQVPRVEV; encoded by the coding sequence ATGGCCGAAATATCCCGTCGAGAAGCGCTTTCGCGTCTCGGCGTGGCCAGCGGGCTGATCGGCGGCTCGGCCCTCGTGGCCAAACTCGCCTACGACCGCGGCGGATTGGACCTCTCCCGGTCCGAGAGTGAGCGGCAGGTCCGTGACTTCGGCGTGAAGGCCGTGGGGGACGCGGCCGTGATGGCCATCGCCAAGAGCTCCCGGGACGCGGCCGAGCTGACGCGCAAGGCGGTCGAGGGTCTCGGCGGCATGAAGCGCTTCATCTCCCGGGGTGACGTCGTTGCCATCAAACCCAACATCGGCTGGGACCGAATGCCGGTCCACGCCGCGAACACCAACCCCGTGGTCGTCGCCGAGCTGGTCAAGATGGCGTTCGATGCCGGCGCTGCGCGGGTGGTGGTCACGGACGCCTCGTGCAACGAGCCGAACCGCTGCTTCACCCGCTCGGGGATCTGGCGCGCGACCCACGCGGTCGGTGCGACCGTCATCCTGCCCGCCGCCCACCGCTTCCGCGAGATACGCATGAAGGGCGACGTGCTCGACCTCTGGCCGGTGTACACACCGCTGGTCAACGCCGACAAGATCATCAACGTGCCGGTGGCCAAGCACCACAACCTGTCGAAGTACACCGGGGCTATGAAGAACTGGTACGGCCTGCTCGGTGGGCGCCGTAACCGACTGCACCAGAACATCGACGTTTCGATCGCAGATCTTGCGACGTTCATGCGCCCGACACTCACGGTGCTCGATGCAACGCGAGTGCTGCTCCGGAACGGGCCGCAGGGTGGCAACATCGACGACGCAAAGGACATGCATCAGGTCATCGCCAGTCTCGATCCGGTGGCGGTCGATGCGTACGGCGCGACGCTGATCGGCGAGAAACCTGCCAACGTGAAGTACCTCGCCATGGGTGAGGAGCGCGGGCTCGGAAAGGTCGCCTGGGAGCAAGTGCCGCGCGTGGAGGTCTGA
- the rpmE gene encoding 50S ribosomal protein L31, with amino-acid sequence MKDGIHPQYNVITVACACGNTFQTRSTAKEMPVDVCAACHPFYTGKQRLMDTQGRVDRFRKRYAQKTA; translated from the coding sequence ATGAAAGACGGCATCCACCCCCAGTACAACGTCATCACCGTGGCCTGCGCCTGCGGGAACACTTTCCAGACCCGCTCGACGGCGAAGGAAATGCCCGTCGATGTCTGCGCGGCCTGTCACCCGTTCTACACGGGCAAACAGCGCCTCATGGACACCCAGGGCCGCGTCGATCGTTTCCGGAAGCGTTACGCCCAGAAGACGGCGTGA
- a CDS encoding DUF1385 domain-containing protein, with protein sequence MMRSPHSYAAVVRRRGGALMVREEEMVDPRVGAKAWPLVRGITTLVEALKLGSRCLRFSAEVYEQDLEAEEKAGGARPKSGGPSTLAALSLSIIALVTADPESPPPTSGKDGGAGKSLFTLLTVLFAIGLFVALPQAFAEGTSRVFKLGLDVRDPRFQVITGAAKLLIVVGYMLAIRRMPEIYRVFQYHGAEHKAIHAYEAGQELVVANARSKTTLHPRCGTTFLVMVAMVSILVFTAIGPLLPQLGLGKLGDNLLFFLMKLPFLPFIAAITFEIQRALARWGKGPLALLLYPGFLVQKITTIEPDDSQLEVALAALRSALVREQGRATAQGDSTFDGFEALNEARPAA encoded by the coding sequence ATGATGCGCTCGCCGCACTCGTACGCGGCGGTCGTACGTCGACGTGGTGGCGCGCTGATGGTGCGCGAAGAGGAGATGGTCGATCCGCGCGTGGGAGCCAAGGCCTGGCCGCTGGTGCGAGGGATCACGACGCTGGTCGAGGCCCTGAAGCTCGGCAGTCGCTGCCTCAGGTTCAGTGCGGAGGTCTACGAGCAAGATCTGGAGGCCGAAGAAAAGGCCGGCGGCGCCAGACCCAAGAGTGGTGGGCCGAGCACGCTCGCGGCGCTCTCCCTCTCGATCATCGCGCTGGTCACCGCGGATCCAGAGTCGCCCCCGCCCACTTCGGGCAAGGACGGTGGCGCCGGCAAATCGCTGTTCACGCTGCTCACCGTCCTGTTTGCGATCGGCTTGTTCGTGGCGTTGCCGCAGGCCTTCGCCGAGGGAACCAGCCGTGTGTTCAAGCTCGGCCTCGACGTGCGCGATCCGCGCTTCCAGGTCATCACCGGCGCGGCCAAGCTCTTGATCGTCGTCGGCTACATGCTGGCAATCCGGCGCATGCCCGAGATCTACCGGGTGTTTCAGTATCACGGCGCTGAACACAAGGCGATCCACGCCTACGAGGCGGGTCAGGAGCTCGTCGTCGCCAACGCACGCAGCAAGACCACGCTGCACCCGCGCTGCGGAACGACATTCCTGGTCATGGTCGCGATGGTCTCGATCCTGGTGTTCACCGCCATCGGGCCGCTCTTGCCGCAGCTCGGCCTCGGCAAGCTTGGCGACAACCTGCTCTTCTTCTTGATGAAGCTGCCGTTCTTGCCCTTCATCGCCGCCATCACCTTCGAGATCCAGCGAGCCCTCGCGCGCTGGGGCAAAGGGCCGTTGGCGCTCTTGCTCTACCCCGGCTTCCTGGTGCAGAAGATCACCACCATCGAACCGGATGACTCACAGCTCGAGGTGGCGTTGGCCGCGCTCCGCAGCGCACTCGTGCGGGAGCAGGGCAGAGCGACCGCGCAGGGTGACTCGACCTTCGATGGTTTCGAAGCGCTGAACGAAGCGCGCCCGGCAGCCTGA
- the prfA gene encoding peptide chain release factor 1, which yields MLPVEKLEAVRRRSEELEQLLCEPATIADPSRLLSLGRERSQIQAVVVAFDEWRDLTRRVEEDREMLDDPELGALAQDELPRLEARLVELEKQLQLLLLPQDPNDDKNTILEIRGGTGGEEAALFAGDLLRMYTRFAEQKGWKVELMSTSEAAAGGIKEAIALVTGNRVYSSLKFEGGVHRVQRVPVTEAQGRIHTSTATVAVLPEAEDVDVNIDDKDLRFDIAASGGPGGQGVNTTNSAVQITHLPTGMIVKCQDERSQLKNKSKALKILRSRLLDIEQQKQSEAQRDERRGMVKSGDRSEKIRTYNFPQNRLTDHRIGLTLYQLDRVMEGDLSELIDALVSFHQAAELERQGLR from the coding sequence GTGCTCCCGGTCGAGAAGCTCGAGGCGGTCCGGCGGCGGAGCGAGGAGCTCGAACAGCTGCTGTGTGAACCGGCGACCATCGCCGATCCGTCCCGACTGCTGTCCCTTGGCCGTGAGCGCTCTCAGATCCAGGCCGTGGTCGTGGCGTTCGACGAGTGGCGCGACCTGACTCGTCGGGTAGAGGAAGACCGCGAGATGCTCGATGACCCGGAGCTCGGCGCGCTCGCGCAGGACGAGCTGCCGAGGCTCGAAGCGCGCTTGGTCGAGCTGGAGAAGCAGCTCCAGCTCCTGCTCTTGCCCCAGGATCCAAACGACGACAAGAACACGATCCTCGAGATCCGCGGCGGAACGGGCGGCGAAGAAGCGGCCCTCTTCGCCGGCGATCTGCTGCGCATGTACACACGCTTTGCCGAGCAGAAGGGCTGGAAGGTCGAGCTGATGTCGACCAGCGAGGCCGCTGCAGGCGGCATCAAGGAAGCCATCGCGCTGGTCACGGGCAACCGCGTGTACTCGAGCCTCAAATTCGAGGGCGGAGTACACAGGGTTCAACGTGTCCCGGTGACCGAGGCGCAGGGTCGCATCCACACCTCGACGGCCACCGTCGCGGTCTTGCCCGAAGCGGAGGACGTCGACGTGAACATCGACGACAAGGATCTGCGCTTCGACATCGCGGCCTCCGGAGGCCCCGGCGGGCAAGGGGTGAACACCACGAACAGCGCGGTGCAGATCACCCATTTGCCCACCGGCATGATCGTCAAATGCCAGGACGAGCGCAGCCAGCTGAAGAACAAGAGCAAAGCGCTCAAGATCCTGCGCAGTCGTCTGCTCGACATCGAACAGCAGAAGCAGTCCGAGGCCCAGCGCGACGAGCGGCGCGGCATGGTCAAGAGCGGCGACCGGTCGGAGAAGATCCGCACCTACAACTTTCCGCAGAATCGCCTCACCGATCACCGCATTGGGCTCACGTTGTACCAGCTCGATCGGGTGATGGAAGGGGACCTGTCGGAGCTGATCGACGCGCTGGTTTCATTTCACCAGGCAGCAGAGCTCGAGCGGCAAGGGCTTCGCTGA
- a CDS encoding FAD-binding oxidoreductase, with the protein MSVIRALESALPGVTVSETSPDRLAYARDLWPRRLLDVRAGRPDLHQPRAVVWPRNTDEVITLTRIAREEGHCLVPFGAGSGVCGGVDPNERTIVVDLKKIRDYSIDSTAPLLDVGAGAMGITLEEDIQRAGFTIGHFPSSILCSTVGGWVAARGAGQCSGLYGKIEDMVVSLDCVLGTGEAVTLRRRFDGPSLVPAIIGSEGTMAIITRAKLRLHPAPIARAYAAFSFADTESGWEALRVMYQAGLRPAVSRLYDPIDSAIMKSGSVRSGRRRRGPGTTSTRVAKLARTILKVPRALNAVIQAAEGNLLGGATMVLVFEGLSDPAHADCERAARIARELGARALGEGPARKWFAHRYSVSYRQAPVFRLGAFSDTMEVAAPWSKLAALYDGVREALGEHVLVMAHLSHAYPDGCSIYFTFSGSADSDEAAIEKYDAAWRSALGAAIAAGGTLSHHHGVGRSKAPRLGEELGYGVEVVRRMMQALDPHGILNPGNLTPRADVPIHEVAAAEPFLPGHIDQASLLATFDGQTSLAEAERQLTQRGLTLGLESEPGQLKIAAFVAAGMPGLRDRWSDPVAQPLAGFSAELGNGRRLVVRPAPRRAVGPDLAALFTGAGEAVGRIEHATLSVHRQGSAPARELTFIGDRNPSADPAERAAWQRVITRVNQP; encoded by the coding sequence GTGAGCGTCATCCGTGCCCTCGAGAGCGCGCTGCCGGGCGTCACCGTCAGCGAGACGAGCCCCGATCGTCTGGCCTATGCCCGCGACCTCTGGCCCCGCCGGTTGCTCGACGTTCGCGCAGGGCGCCCGGATCTGCACCAGCCTCGGGCGGTGGTCTGGCCGCGGAACACCGACGAGGTGATCACCCTCACGCGCATCGCGCGCGAAGAAGGCCACTGTCTCGTGCCCTTCGGCGCCGGCAGCGGTGTGTGCGGCGGCGTGGATCCGAATGAGCGCACCATCGTCGTCGATCTGAAGAAGATCCGGGACTACTCCATCGATTCGACCGCACCGCTGCTCGATGTCGGAGCGGGCGCCATGGGCATCACGCTGGAAGAGGACATCCAGCGCGCCGGCTTCACCATCGGGCATTTCCCGTCGAGCATTCTGTGCTCGACCGTCGGCGGTTGGGTCGCGGCGCGCGGCGCCGGTCAGTGCTCGGGGCTCTACGGCAAGATCGAGGACATGGTCGTGTCGCTCGACTGTGTGCTCGGCACCGGTGAGGCCGTCACGCTGCGCCGGCGCTTCGACGGCCCGAGCCTCGTCCCGGCCATCATCGGCAGCGAAGGCACCATGGCCATCATCACGCGGGCGAAACTCCGACTGCATCCTGCGCCGATTGCCCGGGCGTACGCCGCGTTTTCCTTCGCCGACACCGAGTCCGGGTGGGAGGCACTCCGGGTCATGTACCAGGCGGGGCTGCGCCCGGCGGTCTCGCGCCTCTACGACCCCATCGACTCGGCCATCATGAAGTCCGGCTCGGTGCGCTCGGGTCGCCGCCGCCGAGGGCCGGGGACCACCAGCACTCGGGTTGCGAAGCTTGCGCGTACGATCCTGAAGGTACCGCGCGCCCTCAACGCGGTGATCCAGGCTGCCGAAGGCAACTTGCTCGGCGGCGCGACCATGGTCCTGGTGTTCGAGGGGCTCTCGGATCCCGCTCACGCCGATTGTGAACGCGCAGCTCGCATCGCGCGGGAGCTCGGTGCACGGGCGCTGGGGGAGGGCCCGGCGCGCAAGTGGTTCGCGCATCGTTACAGCGTCAGCTACCGCCAGGCGCCGGTGTTTCGCCTGGGTGCGTTCAGCGACACGATGGAGGTCGCCGCGCCGTGGTCCAAGCTCGCTGCGTTGTACGACGGCGTGCGCGAAGCACTGGGTGAACACGTGCTCGTCATGGCGCATCTCTCCCACGCCTATCCTGACGGCTGCAGCATCTACTTCACGTTCTCCGGCTCCGCCGACAGCGACGAGGCGGCGATCGAAAAGTACGACGCCGCCTGGCGCTCGGCGCTTGGCGCCGCCATCGCGGCGGGAGGCACTCTCAGCCACCATCACGGCGTGGGGCGCAGCAAGGCGCCGCGTCTGGGTGAAGAGCTGGGATACGGGGTCGAGGTGGTGCGTCGCATGATGCAAGCGCTGGATCCCCACGGCATCTTGAACCCCGGCAACCTCACGCCGCGAGCCGACGTGCCGATCCACGAGGTCGCTGCGGCCGAGCCCTTCCTGCCCGGGCACATCGATCAGGCGTCGCTGCTCGCAACCTTCGACGGGCAGACGTCGCTCGCCGAAGCCGAACGACAGCTGACCCAGCGCGGGCTCACACTCGGCCTCGAGAGCGAGCCCGGACAGCTGAAGATTGCAGCGTTCGTCGCCGCCGGCATGCCGGGTCTGCGTGATCGCTGGAGCGATCCGGTTGCCCAGCCCCTCGCGGGTTTCTCGGCCGAGCTCGGCAACGGCCGCCGGTTGGTGGTGCGTCCGGCGCCGCGTCGTGCGGTTGGCCCCGACCTTGCCGCCCTGTTCACCGGCGCGGGTGAGGCCGTTGGCCGCATCGAACATGCAACGCTGAGCGTGCACCGACAGGGCTCTGCGCCTGCGCGTGAGCTCACGTTCATCGGCGACCGAAACCCGAGCGCAGATCCGGCCGAACGAGCCGCGTGGCAGCGGGTCATCACCCGCGTGAATCAGCCCTGA
- a CDS encoding class I SAM-dependent methyltransferase, with translation MPPPPPSASTEASPVTPVEVVPTVEPPTTRPRRDSVPVQRVDVSTADELSDDDIAPDSDGEEDGDISFPADERSDAAAAEQLADVEIPVERESEPEIAVVIEEEKPPPPPPRRDPPKPPSVAEAKEAQRSKQRKAWWEELFGEDFARANAKLKTPQIVREADFIEESLGVAKGGVLLDLACGGGQHAVELAQRGYGVVGYDLSLYQLAVAADCAQEVGQKLNLLQGDMREMAFEEMFDGIYCWNTSFGYFEEEKNAAVASRIFRALRPGGMFLLDVANRDFVVANQPAQTWFEGEACVCMDDMAVDFITSRLKVKRSLILDDGRTAECGYSIRLYSLHELGKILHDAGFRVTEASGHPSTPGVFFGASSPRILILAQRP, from the coding sequence GTGCCGCCGCCGCCGCCGAGTGCGAGCACGGAAGCGTCACCGGTGACTCCCGTCGAGGTGGTGCCAACGGTCGAACCGCCCACGACGCGGCCCCGTCGGGACTCCGTTCCGGTCCAGCGTGTGGACGTCTCGACTGCCGACGAGCTCTCCGACGACGACATTGCCCCGGATTCCGACGGAGAAGAGGACGGTGACATTTCGTTCCCCGCCGACGAGCGCTCCGACGCCGCCGCGGCCGAGCAGCTGGCGGACGTCGAGATCCCGGTAGAGCGCGAGAGCGAGCCCGAGATCGCGGTGGTCATCGAGGAGGAGAAACCGCCGCCACCGCCGCCGCGCCGTGATCCGCCGAAGCCGCCCTCCGTTGCCGAAGCCAAGGAAGCGCAGCGCAGCAAGCAGCGCAAGGCCTGGTGGGAGGAGCTGTTCGGCGAGGACTTCGCGCGAGCCAACGCCAAGCTCAAGACTCCGCAGATCGTCCGCGAGGCAGACTTCATCGAAGAGTCGCTGGGTGTCGCCAAGGGTGGCGTACTGCTCGACCTTGCGTGCGGCGGGGGTCAGCACGCGGTCGAGCTCGCGCAGCGAGGATATGGCGTGGTCGGTTACGATCTGTCGCTCTACCAGCTCGCCGTCGCAGCGGACTGTGCGCAGGAGGTCGGCCAGAAGCTGAACCTGCTTCAGGGCGACATGCGCGAGATGGCGTTCGAAGAGATGTTCGACGGCATCTACTGCTGGAACACGAGCTTCGGATATTTCGAGGAAGAGAAGAACGCCGCGGTGGCGTCCCGCATCTTCCGTGCCCTCAGGCCGGGGGGAATGTTCCTGCTCGACGTCGCCAATCGCGACTTCGTCGTCGCCAACCAACCGGCGCAGACCTGGTTCGAAGGCGAAGCGTGCGTTTGCATGGACGATATGGCGGTGGACTTCATCACCAGTCGTCTGAAGGTGAAACGCTCCCTGATCTTGGACGACGGTCGCACCGCAGAGTGTGGTTACAGCATTCGGCTATACTCGCTGCACGAGCTCGGCAAGATCCTGCACGACGCCGGCTTCCGGGTGACCGAAGCCAGTGGGCATCCATCCACGCCGGGGGTGTTCTTCGGCGCAAGCTCCCCGAGGATCCTGATCCTCGCACAGCGCCCGTGA